A genome region from Glycine max cultivar Williams 82 chromosome 5, Glycine_max_v4.0, whole genome shotgun sequence includes the following:
- the LOC113001667 gene encoding uncharacterized protein, which produces MARPPPSNRNNDLPNMEGQPTQTSVSNANINSGIGAIPDQTVGTISSTASTVMNQTGVTSPMTNMTLASSTTSASAFAPWNNPSLGNPSGSPFRPPQNPLYGMPTSLMAGLQNSQPNVENLNTFSPSGSVAGNQGRVIPQHLTNTSVLSLRQQMDESNHDMVNMLTQQIGTVINPLIQNTNDSYQMLTNQISRIADFFGAPPIQQPPIRQIQIQAPVQEIQMPNNPGMQMAQAPQPVARIEPPAQQVEPNPGIVLVNRNQNADEVIGNIQQNRFDRQNNLAQMVETILVQNGLNLGLHRPNFVSPLSEYVLQTELPRGVKIPKFTKFAGETNESTVEHIARYLVEAGDLANNENLRMKYFPNALTKNAFTWFTTLPPHSIHNWNQLERIFHEQFYMGQSKISLKELASVRRKAPESINDYLNRFRLLKARCFTQVPEHELVEMAAGGLDYSIRKKLDTQYLRDMAQLVDRVRQLERLKAEKARNSKFHKKEKVAYVETNDSDQEFDIIYEDIEDNEVDVAELKPGPPYVCKFLKPSNGKNPVEPKNDKFVSKTYTFDITKCDEIFDLLVTDGQIVVPKGLKVPPIEQQRKRGYCKFHNFLGHKTSRCVLFRDLVQKALNEGRLKFGEKPKVAQANAETSKAAETLYAEPQEIMMVEAMELSQVQVQGISEEDYNEQMKVVYPQAEEDLIDFLNRCKLESKSVMLCPRCSAVCDREATESLKKYQVVNKGAKQNQRFDKGERVMVQSNSNQKYDRRNTFVPPGSVPVEKWMHQGLIRFNKGAMEVGGSSGTKQIGPQEANRYSYRNNYKGKNPMTRTQWRRFQRQKKLTQRNLQTGQYKEVSRRPVKERLMPPVDEDKMEDEDLLDSEPDFDVICVVSILPSEYDVQSEVTEIESEFDHFDMADPKPVCYYVMNNGCVEEQLAYFEKPDFQMKSHLKPLFIRAKVENVGINKVLIDEGAAVNLMPRSMLYKIGKHDTDLSAHNIVLSNYEGKTGYSLGAIQVDVAVGSIVRPTLFLVIQSKANFNLLLGREWIHGVGAVPSTLHQKLIIWREDGIVENIEADQSFYKSEVDNVTPQTFDKNLANIAPCGDKETVFEPSDNVIHSVKLHPTHGFIWEREEIDAVSSEDGVIPPTGWNIYED; this is translated from the coding sequence ATGGCTAGACCACCCCCAAGTAACCGAAACAATGACCTTCCAAATATGGAGGGGCAACCAACGCAGACATCTGTCAGTAATGCCAATATAAATTCTGGCATAGGAGCAATTCCTGACCAAACTGTTGGCACGATAAGTTCGACCGCTTCGACGGTTATGAATCAGACAGGGGTAACTTCTCCCATGACCAACATGACGTTGGCAAGTTCGACCACGTCAGCGTCTGCTTTTGCCCCATGGAATAACCCCAGTTTAGGGAATCCCAGTGGAAGTCCCTTTCGACCGCCTCAAAACCCTCTATATGGCATGCCTACATCTTTGATGGCAGGGCTGCAAAACTCTCAACCAAATGTAGAGAATCTTAATACGTTCTCTCCATCAGGGTCTGTAGCGggcaatcaaggtagggtaattcctcaacatttaaccaatacatCCGTTTTGTCACTCAGACAACAAATGGATGAAAGTAACCATGATATGGTTAACATGTtaacacaacaaataggaaCTGTCATTAACCctttaattcaaaatacaaatgaCAGTTACCAAATGTTAACAAATCAAATAAGTCGAATTGCTGACTTTTTTGGGGCACCACCCATACAGCAACCACCAATTCGACAAATCCAAATACAGGCGCCTGTCCAAGAGATACAGATGCCTAACAATCCAGGGATGCAAATGGCTCAAGCACCACAACCAGTGGCACGCATAGAGCCACCAGCCCAACAGGTTGAACCAAACCCTGGTATAGTATTGGTAAATAGAAACCAAAATGCTGATGAAGTAATAGGGAATATTCAACAAAACCGGTTCGATAGGCAAAATAACTTGGCCCAAATGGTCGAAACAATTTTAGTACAGAATGGTTTGAACTTGGGCTTACACAGGCCCAATTTTGTGTCTCCATTATCTGAGTATGTGTTACAGACagaattaccaaggggtgtgaaAATCCCTAAGTTTACTAAGTTTGCAGGAGAAACAAATGAGTCCACTGTCGAACACATTGCTAGATATTTGGTCGAGGCAGGGGACTTggctaataatgaaaatttaagaatgaaataTTTCCCCAATGCCTTAACTAAAAATGCTTTTACATGGTTTACAACCCTTCCTCCTCATTCCATACATAATTGGAACCAATTGGAAAGGATTTTCCATGAGCAATTCTATATGGGACAGTCTAAGATAAGCCTTAAAGAGTTAGCCAGCGTTCGACGTAAGGCACCTGAatcaattaatgattatttgaaCAGATTCAGACTCTTAAAGGCAAGGTGTTTCACCCAAGTCCCTGAACATGAATTAGTCGAAATGGCTGCTGGTGGCTTAGACTATTCGATTAGAAAGAAATTAGATACCCAGTATTTAAGGGATATGGCTCAATTGGTTGATAGAGTTCGACAACTCGAACGATTGAAGGCTGAAAAGGCTAGAAATTCTAAGTTccacaaaaaggaaaaggtTGCATATGTCGAAACCAATGACAGTGACCAGGAGTTCGATATTATTTATGAGGATATCGAAGACAATGAGGTTGATGTAGCAGAATTAAAACCTGGACCTCCTTATGTTTGTAAATTCCTTAAACCTTCCAATGGAAAAAACCCTGTGGAacctaaaaatgataaatttgtgtCTAAAACTTATACATTTGATATAACTAAATGTgatgaaatatttgatttattagtcACAGATGGCCAAATTGTTGTTCCTAAGGGCTTGAAAGTACCCCCAATCGAACAACAGAGGAAAAGgggttattgtaaatttcataatttccttGGCCATAAAACCTCACGTTGTGttcttttcagggatttggttcAAAAGGCTCTTAACGAAGGGAGGCTCAAATTTGGTGAGAAACCAAAGGTTGCCCAGGCAAATGCTGAAACATCCAAAGCTGCTGAAACTCTCTATGCAGAGCCCCAAGAAATAATGATGGTCGAAGCAATGGAGTTGTCTCAGGTGCAAGTTCAGGGCATATCTGAAGAGGATTACAACGAACAAATGAAGGTTGTGTATCCTCAGGCTGAGGAGGATCTAATTGATTTCTTGAACAGATGCAAACTCGAAAGCAAGAGTGTGATGCTTTGCCCTCGCTGCAGTGCTGTATGTGATAGGGAGGCTACTGAGAGCCTAAAAAAATACCAAGTTGTTAACAAGGGGGCAAAGCAGAACCAACGTTTTGATAAAGGCGAAAGGGTTATGGTGCAGTCGAATAGTAATCAGAAGTATGATCGAAGGAATACTTTCGTTCCTCCTGGATCAGTTCCGGTCGAAAAATGGATGCACCAGGGACTCATAAGGTTCAACAAAGGGGCCATGGAAGTAGGTGGTTCGAGTGGAACGAAGCAAATTGGCCCGCAGGAGGCTAATAGGTACTCTTATAGGAACAATTACAAAGGAAAGAATCCTATGACGAGGACCCAATGGCGCAGGTTCCAGCGTCAGAAGAAATTGACCCAACGGAATCTGCAGACGGGCCAGTATAAAGAAGTGTCTAGGAGGCCAGTAAAAGAGAGACTCATGCCTCCAGTGGATGAAGATAAGATGGAGGATGAGGATCTTCTGGATTCTGAACCAGACTTTGATGTTATCTGCGTGGTATCTATCTTGCCATCTGAATATGATGTCCAGTCTGAGGTTACTGAGATCGAAAGTGAGTTCGATCATTTTGATATGGCTGACCCAAAGCCAGTGTGCTACTATGTTATGAACAATGGCTGTGTGGAAGAACAATTAGCCTATTTCGAAAAGCCAGATTTTCAGATGAAAAGTCATCTCAAACCTCTTTTCATCAGGGCAAAAGTTGAGAATGTTGGAATCAACAAAGTGCTCATAGATGAAGGAGCGGCTGTTAACTTAATGCCTCGATCTATGCTCTACAAGATCGGGAAACATGACACTGATCTATCTGCCCACAACATTGTGCTTTCGAATTATGAAGGTAAAACTGGTTATTCTTTGGGAGCCATTCAAGTAGATGTTGCTGTAGGCAGTATAGTTCGACCAACTTTATTCCTGGTGATACAGTCCAAGGCTAATTTTAACTtgctattaggaagggaatgGATCCATGGAGTTGGGGCTGTGCCATCTACTCTCCACCAGAAACTCATTATCTGGAGGGAGGATGGGATTGTTGAAAATATAGAGGCAGATCAAAGCTTCTATAAGTCAGAGGTTGATAATGTTACTCCACAAACCTTTGACAAAAATTTGGCTAACATAGCACCTTGTGGTGACAAGGAGACTGTTTTCGAGCCAAGTGACAATGTTATCCACTCTGTCAAACTCCATCCTACCCATGGGTTTATATGGGAGAGGGAGGAAATTGATGCTGTTTCCTCTGAAGATGGAGTCATTCCACCAACTGGGTGGAATATATATGAAGATTAA